From the Helicobacter mustelae genome, the window TTTGTTAATGAAGATATATGAAGATTTCTTTTAGAAAAATCACTTCACAACCAAAAGATTATGTTTTTGAAACTCTAGGGATGCACCTGGAATGTGAGATTTTTCGAAAATTTGAAAATCTATTCTGTCTCAAAGGTATTCTATCTGGCGTGGTAAAGTTGCAGTGCGCACGTAGTGGGGAAGAATTCCTAAAGCCCATAGAGCAGGAGTTGGTTTTGTATATTGCAGATGGAATATGGGATGTACAAAGCCAATCAAAACTAGAGAGCTTTGATGTCATAGAATTTTTTGATGGCTTTATTGATATTAAGGCAATCATTTCTGATGAAATGGAATTGATCAAATCAGATTATCACATAAAGGAGTAAAACATGGCAGTTCCCAAAAGACGCGTAAGCAAAACAAGAGCAGCAAAGAGGAGAACACATTACAAAATCACACTCGCAGCACCCATCAGAGACAAGGATGGTAGCTGGAAAATGCCCCATTACATCAATAAGTTTACGGGTTCCTACAAAGCATAAGAGGCTTGGATGATCAAAATAGCAATCGATGCAATGGGAGCAGATAATGGTGTCTATCCCATTGTTGAGGGGGTCAGAGAAGCGCTGAAAAACAAGGATTTTTTCGCGTATTTGGTGGGGGATTCTGAGCAGATCTCAGAGGCATTGAAGCAGAATAAATCTTCCAGGATCGAGATTGTGCATTGTCAGGATTTTATCCGCATGGAGGAGCAGGCCTCAGCAGCAGCAAAGCGCAAGGAGTCTTCCATCTATGTAGCCATGGAAATGTGCAAAGAAAAGAAGGCAGATGCTTTGATTTCTGCTGGACATAGCGGAGCTACAATGAGTTTGGCTACCTTGAGACTGGGGCGCATCAATGGCGTGAGTCGCCCAGCCATTTGCACCATGATGCCTACGATATCTGAGAGGCCAAGCCTGGTGCTGGATGTCGGGGCTAACACCGATTGCAAACCAGAATTTTTAGTAGATTTTGCCTTAATGGGGTATGAATATGCCAAGAGTGTTTTGGGCTATCCCAATCCCCGAGTGGGACTACTCTCTAATGGCGAGGAAGACACCAAGGGCAATGAACTAGTCAAAGAAACCTTTAAAATCCTCAAGGATTATGATTTTTTCAAGGGGAATGTAGAGGGAAATGATATTTTTAATGCCTCCGTGGATGTGGTGGTATGCGATGGCTATACGGGAAATATCGCCCTCAAAGTAAGCGAGGGAGTGGCAAGCTCTGTGTCTTATCTTCTCAAAAAAGAGATTAAAAAATCCTATTTCTCCATGCTAATGGCCTCATTGCTCAAAGGAGCATTTAGCTCTTTGAAGCAGAAGATGGATTATGCAGAATATGGAGGTGCGCCCCTGCTTGGAATCAATGGCAATGTTATTATCAGTCATGGCAAAAGCAATGCACGCGCCATTGAATGCGCGATTTATCAGGCTATTAGGACCATCGAGTCAGATGTCTCCAACAAAATCCAAAATGCCATGAAAAAAAGGTTGTCTTGATGTATGCTGCACTAAAGTCCATTGCTTCCTATATTCCAGAACAAAAGGTGAGCAACCATGA encodes:
- the plsX gene encoding phosphate acyltransferase PlsX; the encoded protein is MKIAIDAMGADNGVYPIVEGVREALKNKDFFAYLVGDSEQISEALKQNKSSRIEIVHCQDFIRMEEQASAAAKRKESSIYVAMEMCKEKKADALISAGHSGATMSLATLRLGRINGVSRPAICTMMPTISERPSLVLDVGANTDCKPEFLVDFALMGYEYAKSVLGYPNPRVGLLSNGEEDTKGNELVKETFKILKDYDFFKGNVEGNDIFNASVDVVVCDGYTGNIALKVSEGVASSVSYLLKKEIKKSYFSMLMASLLKGAFSSLKQKMDYAEYGGAPLLGINGNVIISHGKSNARAIECAIYQAIRTIESDVSNKIQNAMKKRLS
- the rpmF gene encoding 50S ribosomal protein L32; the protein is MAVPKRRVSKTRAAKRRTHYKITLAAPIRDKDGSWKMPHYINKFTGSYKA
- a CDS encoding DUF177 domain-containing protein; its protein translation is MKISFRKITSQPKDYVFETLGMHLECEIFRKFENLFCLKGILSGVVKLQCARSGEEFLKPIEQELVLYIADGIWDVQSQSKLESFDVIEFFDGFIDIKAIISDEMELIKSDYHIKE